In Gimesia benthica, a single window of DNA contains:
- a CDS encoding extracellular solute-binding protein, producing MNEQIRPQGAPGWLTLIIILMLALLGIGVVFYYQKQTDPLVVYCAHDSIFSEKILNEFMAETGIAVEPRFDTEATKSLGLTNLIIREQEHPQCDVFWNNQTLGTADLKSRGLLESYKGSGYERIPESFKDPEGCWTGFAARLRVLITNTNQLQADTVAIQKVLAGPLDQVAIAKPLYGTTLTHFTILCDVWGLDQLKAWYAEQLKRGIQVTTGNSQVKNLVAGGACVLGYTDTDDYFVAVDEQQPVAAVPVTVENKVILIPNSVAIIKGTQKREQAEKLVDFLLSERVELELARSQSRQIPLGPVDWEQVPKEVKQYRSEIGKAYPLTNLVKQREQTLDWLKTEYLK from the coding sequence ATGAATGAACAAATCAGGCCCCAGGGTGCTCCCGGCTGGCTTACCTTAATCATCATTCTAATGCTGGCCCTGTTGGGAATTGGAGTCGTCTTCTATTACCAGAAGCAGACAGATCCATTGGTTGTGTATTGCGCACATGACTCCATCTTTTCGGAAAAAATACTCAACGAATTCATGGCGGAGACAGGCATCGCCGTCGAACCCCGGTTCGATACCGAAGCGACTAAATCTCTCGGCCTGACAAATCTGATCATACGGGAACAGGAGCATCCCCAGTGCGATGTTTTCTGGAATAATCAGACGCTGGGTACCGCGGATCTGAAATCCCGGGGACTGCTGGAAAGTTACAAAGGTTCCGGGTACGAACGAATCCCTGAGTCATTCAAAGATCCGGAAGGCTGCTGGACCGGTTTCGCAGCCCGTCTGCGGGTTTTGATTACCAATACAAATCAGCTGCAGGCTGACACAGTCGCCATCCAAAAAGTTCTGGCGGGGCCGTTGGATCAGGTCGCGATTGCCAAACCCCTGTATGGGACGACGCTCACTCATTTCACCATCCTCTGTGATGTCTGGGGACTGGATCAACTCAAAGCCTGGTATGCGGAACAACTCAAGCGGGGCATACAGGTCACGACCGGAAATTCTCAAGTTAAGAACCTCGTCGCCGGCGGCGCCTGCGTACTGGGCTATACAGACACGGATGACTATTTTGTCGCCGTCGATGAACAACAGCCGGTAGCTGCCGTCCCCGTGACGGTCGAGAACAAAGTGATTCTGATTCCCAACAGCGTGGCGATCATAAAAGGAACTCAAAAAAGGGAGCAGGCCGAGAAACTGGTCGATTTTCTGCTCTCGGAGCGGGTTGAACTGGAACTGGCCCGCTCGCAGTCACGCCAGATCCCCCTGGGGCCGGTCGACTGGGAGCAGGTTCCGAAAGAAGTGAAACAGTATCGGTCTGAGATCGGAAAAGCATATCCCCTGACGAATCTGGTCAAACAAAGAGAGCAGACGCTGGACTGGCTCAAGACGGAGTATTTGAAATGA